In Megalopta genalis isolate 19385.01 chromosome 7, iyMegGena1_principal, whole genome shotgun sequence, a single window of DNA contains:
- the LOC117221577 gene encoding uncharacterized protein LOC117221577 → MADIKQDHKGEDTDNYGMGNSADPKNMQELTQYVQTLLQNMQDKFQTMSDQILGRIDEMGNRIDDLEKNIADLMTQAGVEGGDK, encoded by the exons atggcTGATATCAAACAGGATCACAAAGGTGAGGATACCGACAATTATGGAATGGGTAACAGTGCTGATCCAAAAAATATGCAAGAACTAACGCAATAC gTACAAACGCTGTTACAAAATATGCAAGATAAATTTCAAACGATGTCAGACCAAATACTTGGGAG AATAGATGAAATGGGAAACAGAATAGACGATCTTGAAAAAAATATTGCAGATTTAATGACACAGGCTGGCGTGGAAGGAGGTGataaataa
- the Fam92 gene encoding CBY1 interacting BAR domain containing protein Fam92 isoform X1 has product MLRSRSQGNVWEREAKFVQDRISNVEKHFAELCTSFAAYTRKAARLRDKGDDVAKAIQVYAQSETVNRSLTTGLTNFSTTLSVIGDYRDAEVQRFDAKIVAPLSQYATICKHARDDVKNTFTARDKELTRKRHLDRLRERNPRNRQMISQAESELMKASVEVSRVVKSLEEQIDSFEKRKLHDLKTVLLDFVVIELSFHAKSLELLTKAYQDIAEVDETKDLEDFQTIRGNMSGEFRETMRLPDSITRLSTVGRNSFRQAYSLTNLASRFTSSSMIPQKLVSHTADSIDSAKSSSKTNSSESVQIEEYGDSSEDSSVRTRHKSM; this is encoded by the exons ATGCTGCGCTCGAGATCTCAAGGAAACGTGTG GGAACGCGAAGCAAAATTTGTGCAAGACCGCATTTCCAATGTGGAAAAACACTTTGCCGAATTGTGTACATCATTTGCAGCGTACACGAGAAAAGCCGCAAG ATTACGCGACAAGGGCGATGACGTTGCGAAGGCGATACAAGTATACGCGCAATCAGAAACTGTTAATCGATCATTGACAACGGGATTAACGAATTTCTCCACAACGTTATCGGTAATAGGAGATTACAG AGACGCCGAGGTACAACGATTCGATGCGAAAATAGTTGCACCCCTTTCTCAATATGCAACAATCTGCAAACATGCACGCGACGACGTTAAAAATACGTTCACAGCTCGCGATAAAGAATTGACGAGAAAGAGGCATCTCGACAGACTCCGAGAACGAAATCCTAGAAATAGGCAAATGATT TCTCAAGCCGAATCGGAGCTAATGAAAGCATCCGTTGAAGTTTCAAGGGTAGTCAAGAGCTTGGAAGAACAAATTGACTCGTTTGAAAAACGAAAGCTGCACGATTTGAAAACTGTACTTTTAGATTTCGTTGTGATCGAGTTAAGTTTCCATGCCAAGTCTCTCGAATTGCTGACAAAAGCTTATCAGGATATTGCCGAAGTCGAcgaaaccaaagatttagaG GACTTTCAAACGATTAGAGGAAACATGAGCGGG GAATTTCGGGAAACGATGCGGTTACCTGATTCCATCACTAGATTATCAACCGTTGGAAGAAATTCGTTCAGACAAGCATACTCCCTTACTAATTTGGCCAGTCGTTTCACATCATCCTCCATGATTCCACAAAAATTAGTTAGTCATACCGCGGATTCTATA GATTCTGCAAAATCAAGCTCGAAAACAAATTCTTCCGAGTCTGTACAAATTGAAGAATATGGAGACAGTTCTGAAGACAGTTCTGTGAGAACTAGGCATAAGTCTATGTAA
- the Fam92 gene encoding CBY1 interacting BAR domain containing protein Fam92 isoform X2 produces the protein MLRSRSQGNVWEREAKFVQDRISNVEKHFAELCTSFAAYTRKAARLRDKGDDVAKAIQVYAQSETVNRSLTTGLTNFSTTLSVIGDYRDAEVQRFDAKIVAPLSQYATICKHARDDVKNTFTARDKELTRKRHLDRLRERNPRNRQMISQAESELMKASVEVSRVVKSLEEQIDSFEKRKLHDLKTVLLDFVVIELSFHAKSLELLTKAYQDIAEVDETKDLEEFRETMRLPDSITRLSTVGRNSFRQAYSLTNLASRFTSSSMIPQKLVSHTADSIDSAKSSSKTNSSESVQIEEYGDSSEDSSVRTRHKSM, from the exons ATGCTGCGCTCGAGATCTCAAGGAAACGTGTG GGAACGCGAAGCAAAATTTGTGCAAGACCGCATTTCCAATGTGGAAAAACACTTTGCCGAATTGTGTACATCATTTGCAGCGTACACGAGAAAAGCCGCAAG ATTACGCGACAAGGGCGATGACGTTGCGAAGGCGATACAAGTATACGCGCAATCAGAAACTGTTAATCGATCATTGACAACGGGATTAACGAATTTCTCCACAACGTTATCGGTAATAGGAGATTACAG AGACGCCGAGGTACAACGATTCGATGCGAAAATAGTTGCACCCCTTTCTCAATATGCAACAATCTGCAAACATGCACGCGACGACGTTAAAAATACGTTCACAGCTCGCGATAAAGAATTGACGAGAAAGAGGCATCTCGACAGACTCCGAGAACGAAATCCTAGAAATAGGCAAATGATT TCTCAAGCCGAATCGGAGCTAATGAAAGCATCCGTTGAAGTTTCAAGGGTAGTCAAGAGCTTGGAAGAACAAATTGACTCGTTTGAAAAACGAAAGCTGCACGATTTGAAAACTGTACTTTTAGATTTCGTTGTGATCGAGTTAAGTTTCCATGCCAAGTCTCTCGAATTGCTGACAAAAGCTTATCAGGATATTGCCGAAGTCGAcgaaaccaaagatttagaG GAATTTCGGGAAACGATGCGGTTACCTGATTCCATCACTAGATTATCAACCGTTGGAAGAAATTCGTTCAGACAAGCATACTCCCTTACTAATTTGGCCAGTCGTTTCACATCATCCTCCATGATTCCACAAAAATTAGTTAGTCATACCGCGGATTCTATA GATTCTGCAAAATCAAGCTCGAAAACAAATTCTTCCGAGTCTGTACAAATTGAAGAATATGGAGACAGTTCTGAAGACAGTTCTGTGAGAACTAGGCATAAGTCTATGTAA